The Candidatus Uhrbacteria bacterium genome has a segment encoding these proteins:
- a CDS encoding IPT/TIG domain-containing protein, with protein sequence MVTISGSNFGSSTGQIIFADGQVATAPAACVAAGIPTWSRTQVVVAVPDGAVDGPIQLINAAGLNDISNDDRGPRLDPFDVNDVARPGLCAADPNNGLAGERTDLVGTGLGASSDRVFFNDREISSFLSWADDRIALNAPVISPASYAVTARSGGILSNSVAYRINERTVTAGPEIVSLSPDNGPVSEYVTIQGRNFGSRVGRVYLRRGASDVAIADTDFPAACSVAFWSDTTITVKVPRTIRAGLGDEAMSPGTYQVEVERQDTVRSNTLPFVVNTATPRPGICAIVPVAGPVDTEVALIGERFGGDGTVTFAGSGATRVPSVVTAGDWTSSRVDTRVPTAAITGQVNLSVSGQSSNSVNFAVRNCNEDASICSVAGSVCCRSGACSDSSGVCPASSPSAMFAWRLSSGILPVNPRVIEECSDLRPPSPSPWSGRTGGDNACVNSDIYIRFNTPLNASTVTISGATASLVIRQCTAGGATPCTTTVPVSPAAGYPQIGESDGQGFIRFRSAALWDGVATYQVILTTGIQSSTNVPMRENADDCGSGNAYCFTFTTRTAGTLCEVGSINVVPSPHTMDDVGIDQDYNAVPRAADDACIVLRGDVYNWSWTTSDGRASVTNNSVAGRVSENQVVTSNAETGADPVRVNASTVSGGRSVNGRGDLFIRLVPPKIESYGPNCDEACLNAAIWARFNVPMDAASVDTDNVILRLCTNENCRTFEDTVDLSASPIRLTALPGAPAGDTSLRYLVIEPTRPGAGGVPETLLQRGRFYKMTVLGGMGSFRSRSGLPLTGLNDPEGFSWIFRVKDGDNARCTVEAVVMVPGEKIETTVGERQSFTATPRSGANSCNAEGEPLIVDRTFAWSIEQTPTVSKFVNGGDGSTVADGLVDTNPAIGPGCSNRCTPRGAAGLDGRVASCGNRVVETTDANYCRNAAGSGACATSGAGAVGCRTIHGDACRLLPPGSRGGEECDDGSPSASCNSSCLWRPLVGGSCGNGLLDRGEQCDPGAASSTTPGCFSDCQLLGSSEGGSTCGNNSIGDGEACDDGNTANGDGCSSICLHEGSSAVLALCGNGTVEPGETCDRVGGVFPAGCDTTTCLRTGTSACSGSGAGNCCGNGSIGAGEDCDDGNRNQGDGCSATCLAEGSSPDYGTPSFCGDGVTGPGEINSCEVASGDGLPDALQLAEIVGDREPDTDGRMLSTVRAVYDDKTGNATYGLQCGFTQESSCPAGTGLDDHGCCAPRPTVVSQYPPALPTGTGICRNALITANFNTRLDEGSVRANFVVAERIVGAAAVCPAGTTTTVMQIDTTGLPWWQKAWVNFISMFNAQPANADVFCVGEVRGRLNIDSSNTSTGSIVTFSLERALKPNTEYRITFRGDNDLLDNPAVRDGVRTFRGVVSNGPIQWNFRTGANICTVSSIDVRDLSTEHPNLYVAPAEEHPYTAVPVSLQDGRNVPLSTVAEYDWTWDLWNTSDDTILGVTPGADPVRATGAARNKNGTAYVSTGIRITHDEITVPSSTNRIIRGSELATVLLCENPWPARTVAPFSDSLDSDSLALYEPTFAASGVYYNFSTLYCRDKNAAGTADDLPAMDVAGVAPSPVDAGLGILRQYLFTFNEPSLRGDGIGIRIVANPLHQSPSAWYASKGFSGSPKAITVDGYEAVQDGNTVYIGAVNTTGLASGDIYPNIYVISRNPDAQPETIDIFDQMVKNFVLNVNLQEDSQNACVYALADGARVAGESFRGADGRSVACTADWECLNQNRNLRCASFKTKMQRDIKRIADFQRMSDSLESVKERTSKYPDLQTGSFLQTMSNSRWPSWQGAFTAELGTTPPADPVNRFLTCGICATGGAPCMEI encoded by the coding sequence TTGGTAACGATTTCCGGTTCTAACTTTGGTAGCTCAACCGGCCAGATCATCTTTGCCGACGGCCAAGTCGCAACCGCTCCTGCCGCCTGTGTCGCCGCCGGTATCCCGACCTGGTCCCGTACGCAGGTTGTTGTCGCCGTTCCAGATGGTGCTGTTGACGGCCCAATCCAACTCATCAACGCAGCTGGTTTAAATGATATTTCCAACGATGATCGCGGTCCGCGCCTCGATCCATTTGATGTAAACGATGTTGCTCGCCCAGGTTTGTGTGCCGCTGATCCTAATAATGGTTTGGCGGGGGAGCGCACCGATCTCGTTGGTACAGGTCTCGGTGCTTCATCGGATCGCGTTTTCTTCAACGACCGAGAAATTTCTTCCTTCTTGTCATGGGCTGATGATCGTATCGCCCTCAATGCTCCGGTTATTTCTCCGGCAAGCTACGCCGTAACAGCTCGTTCTGGCGGAATCCTTTCCAACAGCGTTGCGTATCGTATTAATGAGCGCACGGTCACGGCTGGTCCGGAAATCGTCAGTCTCTCGCCAGATAACGGTCCTGTTAGCGAGTACGTAACGATTCAAGGCCGCAACTTCGGTTCACGCGTTGGTCGCGTGTACTTGCGTCGTGGCGCATCCGATGTCGCGATCGCTGACACGGATTTTCCTGCCGCCTGTTCCGTCGCGTTCTGGTCTGATACGACGATCACGGTCAAAGTTCCACGCACCATCCGTGCCGGTCTTGGCGATGAAGCCATGTCGCCTGGAACCTATCAGGTCGAGGTTGAGCGTCAGGACACGGTTCGCAGCAATACATTGCCTTTTGTCGTAAACACCGCAACACCTCGCCCAGGTATTTGTGCCATTGTTCCGGTCGCTGGCCCGGTTGATACGGAAGTCGCTTTGATCGGTGAGCGTTTTGGAGGTGATGGAACCGTCACATTCGCGGGCTCTGGCGCTACGCGCGTCCCATCCGTTGTAACCGCAGGGGATTGGACCTCATCGCGTGTCGACACGCGCGTACCAACAGCCGCGATCACAGGACAAGTGAATTTGAGTGTCTCCGGCCAATCATCAAACTCGGTAAATTTTGCCGTTCGTAACTGTAATGAAGATGCTTCCATCTGTTCCGTCGCCGGATCGGTTTGCTGCCGCAGCGGTGCCTGTTCGGATAGCAGCGGTGTTTGTCCAGCCTCCTCGCCATCAGCGATGTTCGCATGGCGTCTTTCAAGCGGTATTCTCCCGGTTAACCCGCGAGTCATTGAAGAGTGTAGTGATTTAAGACCGCCATCTCCGTCCCCATGGTCCGGCCGCACCGGTGGTGACAATGCATGTGTGAACTCGGATATCTACATTCGTTTCAACACGCCGCTCAATGCTTCAACCGTCACGATTTCCGGTGCGACAGCCAGCCTCGTCATTCGTCAATGTACCGCTGGTGGTGCAACGCCATGTACGACGACCGTACCTGTTTCACCAGCCGCCGGTTATCCGCAAATCGGTGAAAGCGACGGCCAAGGCTTCATTCGTTTCCGCTCCGCCGCTCTTTGGGATGGCGTCGCGACGTACCAAGTTATTTTGACGACCGGCATCCAGTCATCAACCAACGTTCCGATGCGAGAGAACGCGGATGATTGTGGCTCCGGCAATGCTTACTGTTTCACATTTACAACGCGTACGGCCGGAACATTGTGTGAAGTCGGTTCGATCAACGTCGTTCCATCACCTCATACCATGGACGATGTCGGTATCGATCAAGACTACAACGCCGTCCCTCGAGCCGCAGATGATGCCTGTATCGTCTTGCGTGGCGATGTCTACAACTGGTCTTGGACCACGAGCGATGGCCGCGCATCTGTTACGAATAACTCCGTCGCCGGCCGTGTCTCAGAAAATCAGGTTGTCACTTCCAACGCAGAAACCGGCGCTGATCCGGTCCGCGTAAACGCATCCACGGTCTCCGGCGGCCGCTCGGTCAATGGTCGCGGCGATCTCTTTATCCGTCTCGTTCCTCCAAAGATCGAGTCATACGGACCAAATTGTGATGAAGCTTGTTTGAACGCAGCAATTTGGGCTCGCTTCAACGTTCCGATGGATGCGGCTAGCGTCGACACCGATAATGTTATTTTGCGATTGTGTACCAATGAAAATTGTCGCACCTTTGAAGATACCGTCGATTTGAGCGCTTCACCGATCCGTCTAACTGCTCTCCCAGGCGCTCCGGCAGGCGATACATCTCTTCGTTATCTCGTGATTGAGCCGACACGTCCGGGTGCGGGTGGCGTTCCGGAAACGCTTTTGCAGCGCGGACGATTCTACAAGATGACGGTTTTGGGCGGCATGGGTTCCTTCCGCTCTCGCTCCGGTCTCCCGCTCACCGGCTTGAATGACCCGGAAGGCTTCTCATGGATTTTCCGTGTGAAGGATGGCGACAATGCCCGCTGTACCGTCGAGGCTGTCGTGATGGTTCCAGGAGAAAAGATCGAGACAACCGTTGGTGAACGTCAGTCATTCACGGCCACGCCTCGTTCCGGCGCCAACTCGTGTAACGCAGAAGGCGAGCCCCTGATCGTTGATCGCACCTTTGCTTGGTCGATTGAACAGACGCCAACCGTGTCCAAATTCGTAAACGGTGGCGATGGCTCTACCGTCGCCGATGGTCTTGTTGATACAAATCCTGCGATTGGTCCGGGTTGTTCAAATCGCTGCACACCGCGCGGAGCCGCTGGTCTCGATGGCCGCGTCGCTTCTTGTGGAAACCGCGTTGTTGAAACAACGGATGCCAACTACTGCCGCAACGCAGCCGGTAGCGGCGCATGTGCGACTTCGGGCGCTGGCGCTGTAGGCTGCCGCACGATTCACGGCGACGCCTGTCGTTTACTGCCTCCGGGTTCACGAGGCGGAGAAGAGTGTGATGATGGTTCGCCATCCGCAAGCTGTAACTCAAGCTGTTTGTGGCGTCCTCTTGTCGGTGGAAGCTGTGGCAACGGTCTTCTTGATCGCGGTGAACAATGTGATCCTGGCGCGGCATCCTCAACCACGCCTGGTTGTTTCAGCGACTGTCAGCTTCTTGGTTCAAGCGAAGGCGGCTCAACCTGTGGAAACAATTCCATTGGCGATGGTGAAGCTTGTGACGACGGCAACACCGCAAACGGCGACGGCTGCAGCTCGATCTGTCTCCACGAGGGTTCTTCAGCTGTGCTCGCACTTTGTGGTAACGGTACGGTTGAGCCAGGCGAAACTTGTGACCGCGTCGGCGGCGTATTCCCGGCTGGCTGCGACACGACAACGTGTTTGAGAACTGGTACGTCAGCATGCTCGGGTTCTGGTGCTGGTAACTGCTGTGGCAACGGCTCTATCGGAGCAGGGGAGGATTGTGACGACGGCAATCGCAACCAGGGTGACGGCTGTAGCGCAACCTGTCTCGCGGAAGGCTCGTCTCCAGACTACGGAACCCCTTCATTCTGCGGCGACGGCGTCACGGGTCCGGGTGAAATCAACTCTTGTGAAGTCGCTTCTGGCGATGGTTTGCCGGACGCGCTCCAGCTCGCAGAAATTGTTGGTGATCGTGAACCGGATACCGATGGCCGCATGCTCTCCACCGTCCGCGCTGTCTACGATGACAAGACGGGCAATGCAACGTACGGCTTGCAGTGTGGATTCACACAAGAATCATCTTGTCCTGCCGGAACCGGCCTCGACGATCACGGCTGCTGCGCCCCTCGTCCCACCGTTGTTTCGCAATATCCGCCAGCCCTTCCGACCGGCACGGGTATCTGCCGCAACGCGCTCATCACCGCTAATTTCAACACACGTCTCGACGAAGGTTCGGTACGCGCCAACTTTGTCGTGGCTGAACGTATCGTTGGCGCAGCAGCGGTCTGTCCCGCAGGCACAACCACGACCGTCATGCAGATCGATACAACCGGCCTGCCATGGTGGCAGAAGGCTTGGGTGAATTTCATCTCGATGTTCAACGCTCAGCCAGCCAACGCCGATGTCTTCTGTGTCGGAGAAGTGCGCGGCCGCCTCAACATCGATTCCAGTAATACGAGCACGGGTTCTATCGTAACGTTCTCGCTTGAGCGTGCACTCAAGCCAAATACGGAATACCGCATCACCTTCCGCGGCGACAATGACTTGCTCGATAATCCGGCCGTTAGGGATGGTGTCCGCACCTTCCGTGGCGTCGTATCCAACGGCCCGATCCAGTGGAATTTCCGCACAGGCGCAAACATCTGTACCGTTTCCTCTATCGATGTCCGCGATCTAAGCACGGAGCATCCAAACTTGTACGTCGCTCCAGCGGAAGAGCATCCATACACGGCTGTTCCGGTTTCTTTGCAGGATGGACGCAACGTCCCGCTCTCAACGGTCGCAGAATATGACTGGACTTGGGATCTCTGGAACACATCCGATGACACGATTCTCGGTGTAACCCCGGGTGCTGATCCTGTCCGCGCAACCGGTGCCGCCCGTAACAAAAACGGTACGGCGTATGTCTCAACAGGCATCCGTATCACGCACGATGAAATCACGGTTCCGTCGTCAACGAATCGTATTATTCGCGGCAGTGAACTCGCGACCGTGCTTTTGTGTGAAAATCCGTGGCCAGCACGCACCGTCGCACCATTCTCGGACAGTCTTGATTCCGATTCGCTTGCTCTCTACGAACCAACATTTGCCGCAAGCGGTGTCTACTACAACTTCTCGACGCTCTACTGCCGCGACAAAAACGCTGCCGGTACAGCGGATGATCTTCCAGCGATGGATGTCGCGGGTGTGGCTCCGTCTCCGGTTGACGCTGGTCTCGGAATTCTTCGCCAATATCTCTTTACCTTCAATGAACCATCTCTCCGCGGCGATGGTATCGGTATCCGTATCGTTGCCAACCCACTTCACCAGTCGCCATCTGCTTGGTACGCCTCCAAGGGTTTCTCCGGTTCGCCAAAAGCGATCACGGTCGATGGTTACGAAGCGGTTCAAGATGGCAACACGGTCTACATCGGCGCTGTAAACACGACAGGTCTCGCTTCCGGCGATATTTATCCAAATATTTACGTTATCTCCCGCAATCCGGACGCACAGCCAGAAACGATCGATATTTTTGATCAGATGGTCAAGAATTTTGTCCTGAACGTAAACCTGCAAGAAGATTCGCAGAACGCCTGTGTTTACGCTTTGGCCGATGGCGCTCGTGTAGCCGGTGAGTCATTCCGCGGTGCCGATGGTCGTTCTGTTGCCTGTACGGCAGATTGGGAATGTCTCAATCAGAACCGTAATCTCCGCTGTGCCAGCTTCAAGACCAAGATGCAGCGCGACATCAAGCGCATCGCCGACTTCCAGCGCATGAGCGACTCGCTTGAGTCCGTCAAAGAACGCACAAGCAAATATCCTGATCTTCAGACCGGTTCCTTCTTGCAGACCATGAGCAACAGCCGTTGGCCGAGCTGGCAGGGCGCCTTCACCGCCGAGCTTGGTACAACGCCTCCGGCAGATCCGGTCAACCGTTTCTTAACTTGTGGTATTTGTGCAACGGGCGGTGCTCCTTGTATGGAGATCTGA